In Besnoitia besnoiti strain Bb-Ger1 chromosome Unknown contig00066, whole genome shotgun sequence, the sequence taattacaggtatcactttagcgttccgatatacttctgaagcatcttgtgcatttgctagtgttcaacatctagttagagaggtagcagcaggatgggaatttaggatgttgcatgcaacaactgcttctttcgtcttcttgtgtatcttaatacacatgtctcgaggtatgtataactccagctatagttatttaactactgcttggatgtctggtttagttttatatctacttactatagccactgctttcctcggttatgtactaccatggggacagatgagtttctggggtgctacagtcattactaatctcctttctccaataccatatttagtaccttggttactcggtggatactatgtatctgatgtaacattaaaacgattctttgtattgcactttatattaccttttgtaggttgcattctaattgtattacacatcttctatttacatttaaatggttctagtaaccctgcaggtattgattccgcacttaaagtagccttctatcctcatatgttaatgaccgatgctaaatgtctatcctatctaattggtttaattttcttacaaacggcttttggtttgattgaattatcgcacccagataactccataccagtgaaccggtttgtaactccgcttcatatcgtacctgaatggtactttttagcatattatgcggtgttaaaagtaatcccatccaaaaccggtggtttgttagtatttatgtcctctctcattaacttagctcttttatctgaaattcgagctttgaatactcgaatgttgatacgacaacattttatgactcgaaatgtagtcagtggatgggtaattatttgggtatacagtatgatcttcttgattattattggtagtgctattccacaagcgacttatatcttatatggtagattagctactatcgtatatcttactaccggattggttctatgcttatactaaatcaatagttataatgactacagcttccaagcaaacatgattaccgtgatattgaaatccaacacttttagctgtcttaagcagtccagtggggtggtggtgtactgcaatcataaagaacttggttgtctgtatctcataaccggagtcatcttcagtattctaggaactataatgtctttgtttattcgatttgagttatacagttctggatcgcggatcatttgtacagagacgatagctacttataatgtgataataacgatacatggcctagctatgatctttatgttcttaatgcctgctttgtacggaggatatggtaacttctttgtaccaatatatattggtggttcggaagtcgttttcccaagaactaacgcgatctcctattttctagtaccattaggttctgtgttgttaactcaaagtatttgttccgagtttggtagtggtcttggttggacaatgtatcctccactaagtactagcttgatggtgttaaatccagaggcaactgattggattatcggaggtcttgcagtactaggaattagtagtattttaagttctattaacttccttggtacttgcgtcttcatgggttctaatgctggtgctaagaactatattctatatatctgggctatcatatttactgcccttatgttagtcttcactctacctattcttactggtggattagttatgatccttcttgatctacacgtaaacactgaattttatgattctatgtattctggtgatagtgtactttatcaacatctattctggttcttcggacatccagagtATACATCTAATTTAACCATGCTTTGGTTTGTAGTCCTGCaagacattatctatgtatgctgctagattgtctcggtggacaatctatgatcttagctatgggttgtcAAACTTTACTAGTTCCTTAGTAGGCACATCATATATGACAGTCGTCTAAGGTAGATACAGAAGCTAATattctctgctatgactaaTATATGATTGCAtttcctaccggtactaagatttcAACTGGtggtacctatatggctagcaTACAACTACAgagaactgtagatctatgggcaTGCTCTTAGTTTATCCTATTGTTatctaggtggtactacaggttTAGTTATGGTAAAgcgctggtatggatattgccctacatgatacatactataattgtagctcatttccatttcgtattatctcttggtgcagtactagctactatatgtggcttatcttctatagcagagatatgttcgaGATACTGTAAAATcattccatgtaaataccgtGTGCTTTCCATattaagcatctggtttgtagtcttcttaggtatatcttattaattttcatccctatgcatatacttggttttcaacgttatgccaagaagataccagattaccctgattatctttgttatatttaatacatggtgttcaattggttctatatccacaatagttatcaatcttaactatgctctgcattaagtatagtggtatccagcgtatatattgaaaaaccaacattttgtatacaagctgtacgaatatcatgacattcactttggtagtcgccttcttaatgttagtctgtacggaatacacggatcggattcttgttggcctggcaaccttgtttagtaactggatgaaacgctttttacgcctggtatgcatggataatactcgactcttctatagtttaaccgctactgctggactgtatattatgtacttacggtagtactatcaagcctcttcttccaaatagattttcatggaaaacctaaaattcgcatgtttgattgacatttagccgctaatatacaataTCCaaatatatttatctatcgcaggttcggtctaatgtccttatactatatagatcacatggcttctggtactttgagatcatgctaacggcgagaagggaagatgtgtttcaaagaaaaaggatgtttagccgggaagttagcgtctaaaatatataaccgatagtctcaacttagatgcacagatggacataattaatccttgtacggtttgtacctacttgactcctcagtttaagttaaggagtctctttgtttacagcttgtacgtTACTTTCaaggagcataccgttaaattcgatgatcttatgtgttcactcaaatcgaataaacaaagacattatagttcctagaatactgaagatgactccggttatgagatacagacaaccaagttctttatgattgcagtacaccaccaccccactggactgcttaagacagctaaaagtgttggatttcaatatcctacacatttaagattattccacatcggttatgttctaggcgtaatatatggattcttgttctcactcatcttaacagcgagagaaaactactactcagatgctagtctaatcagtagcatcgtacttggagttatcatctctgagacaggattatttatcagctttttctggggagtatatactacgagttggactactggtttagatcttgaaggtctttgtttaccggatccaagttctcttgtgcttttcatgaccatcatgttaagtgcattaagtatagtggtatccagcgtatatttgaaaaaccaacatttgtatacaagctgtacgaatatcatgacattcactttggtagtcgccttcttaatgttagtctgtacggaatacttaggactatctctttatattaatgataatgcatttggtaatggacttttcatcttaactggtatacattttagccatgttattgttggagctatccttgtattcttcactcaaagtatctatagttctttagttacttacatgcctacaagctctataatgctaagcaaatctaaaggtatgttatgcaagatctttacagaaccattcactattttatatctacactttgtagaaaccatgtggatattaatccacattacattctatctctaaatcatataacggtcgtaaggtacgccgggataacaggtcagataatattgggagttctaatcctcggattgtatcagcacctccatgtcggctcattactcccttgttattgaacaagattcagttaggaacgctagttcaccgtcagatgtaatacgtgagctgggttaagaacgtctggagacagtttgttccctatctaccatattatctaattggtttaattttcttacaaacggcttttggtttgattgaattatcgcacccagataactccataccagtgaaccggtttgtaactccgcttcatatcgtacctgaatggtactttttagcatattatgcggtgttaaaagtaatcccatccaaaaccggtggtttgttagtatttatgttatcaacatgtcaatgaaatatcaacaacgatgaaacttatttggttaacataacaacatagaaggtaaagctggattacgttcaaactttacactggatacgtttcaatgttaacttactaaataccatgggagcgaagagaatctaatatgtaactccgttcatggaaatcaaaaagagctttcacgctatctctagtgcctgtcgagtcgctcaaggaagatttgatcctgtatatgatttaagggatgtaaaggtgctcagggtctaaccgtcgggccctggatcctcatattcaaagataattctatttaaaagttttagataaacgacatgtgaagagtcggaccaactttcacgcacgacgataattacccgacaaggatttacctacctttggaccgtcataatacagccgccgtttacattttactgcaccgggcagggattatatatacctctacagtggtattagcagtatctagtgttgatgtaaacagacgctctccttgttccactacctaaccataatctattgttccagatattaaggaatgtacgcttcatataactacacaacgttatgccaagaaggataccagattaccctgattatctttgttatattaatacatggtgttcaattggttctatatccacaatagttatcatcttaactatgctctgcattaagtatagtggtatccagcgtatatttgaaaaaccaacatttgtatacaagctgtacgaatatcatgacattcactttggtag encodes:
- a CDS encoding cytochrome b (encoded by transcript BESB_070210) yields the protein MSLFRAHLVFYRCALNLNSSYNFGFLVAITFVLQIITGITLAFRYTSEASCAFASVQHLVREVAAGWEFRMLHATTASFVFLCILIHMSRGMYNSSYSYLTTAWMSGLVLYLLTIATAFLGYVLPWGQMSFWGATVITNLLSPIPYLVPWLLGGYYVSDVTLKRFFVLHFILPFVGCILIVLHIFYLHLNGSSNPAGIDSALKVAFYPHMLMTDAKCLSYLIGLIFLQTAFGLIELSHPDNSIPVNRFVTPLHIVPEWYFLAYYAVLKVIPSKTGGLLVFMSSLINLALLSEIRALNTRMLIRQHFMTRNVVSGWVIIWVYSMIFLIIIGSAIPQATYILYGRLATIVYLTTGLVLCLY
- a CDS encoding uncharacterized protein (encoded by transcript BESB_070220), yielding MITVILKSNTFSCLKQSSGVVVYCNHKELGCLYLITGVIFSILGTIMSLFIRFELYSSGSRIICTETIATYNVIITIHGLAMIFMFLMPALYGGYGNFFVPIYIGGSEVVFPRTNAISYFLVPLGSVLLTQSICSEFGSGLGWTMYPPLSTSLMVLNPEATDWIIGGLAVLGISSILSSINFLGTCVFMGSNAGAKNYILYIWAIIFTALMLVFTLPILTGGLVMILLDLHVNTEFYDSMYSGDSVLYQHLFWFFGHPEYTSNLTMLWFVVLQDIIYNTEDDSGYEIQTTKFFMIAVHHHPTGLLKTAKSVGFQYPTHLRLFHIGYVLGVIYGFLFSLILTARENYYSDASLISSIVLGVIISETGLFISFFWGVYTTSWTTGLDLEGLCLPDPSSLVLFMTIMLSALSIVVSSVYLKNQHLYTSCTNIMTFTLVVAFLMLVSPPCRLITPLLLNKIQLGTLVHRQM